The following are encoded together in the Pleurocapsa sp. FMAR1 genome:
- the lspA gene encoding signal peptidase II, whose amino-acid sequence MSSKFIRRKRSFWLVAILGIIFDQITKYLVVQNFTNVGDSIPLWQGVFHLTYVINTGAAFSFFTGQVDILRWISLIVSLLLVIFVWYTPKLTLIEQLGYGFILSGAVGNGIDRFLFGYVVDFIDFRLINFPVFNVADVAINLGVLLLLIASFTPLSKPQKKVDRK is encoded by the coding sequence ATGAGCAGTAAATTTATTAGACGAAAACGCAGCTTTTGGCTAGTCGCTATTTTGGGTATAATTTTTGACCAAATAACTAAATATTTAGTAGTCCAGAACTTTACCAACGTCGGCGACAGTATTCCCTTATGGCAAGGCGTATTTCATCTAACTTATGTAATCAATACAGGGGCAGCTTTTAGCTTTTTTACAGGACAGGTAGATATATTGCGCTGGATTTCGCTAATTGTCAGTTTATTATTAGTTATTTTTGTTTGGTATACTCCAAAACTAACTTTGATCGAGCAACTGGGCTATGGATTTATTTTATCTGGGGCGGTAGGCAATGGTATTGACCGCTTTTTATTTGGTTATGTAGTCGATTTTATAGATTTTCGTTTGATCAACTTTCCCGTATTTAATGTCGCTGATGTAGCAATTAATCTTGGAGTATTACTATTGCTAATTGCCAGTTTCACTCCACTTTCTAAACCTCAAAAAAAGGTAGATCGAAAATAA
- a CDS encoding class I SAM-dependent methyltransferase, with protein sequence MLNIFRKTAKIILPKSTVYSIKRQIEENGFKRYVREKLESNYRSVNPGAVPPKELIAQTAALNEQELERQSNSDVYFETGYFEVLRLFKILDHFNINPRTIGSIYELGCGTARLLRHFRYIDGVRLVGSDVNPQMIEWCQANLPEIEFYHNELTPPLAFAEDNSFDLMLASSVFTHIPLETQELWLAEMQRVLRPGGIFICSVLGQFHANALLDSEEMQKLQTKGNLTLTSDDSQATYSTRVGGSAWDVFQTRSEVIKVFGSFFQIVDYIPGVQDFLVLYKPVPAVSVVMNSVPFPAQKY encoded by the coding sequence ATGTTGAATATTTTTCGTAAAACAGCCAAAATAATCTTACCAAAATCGACTGTTTATAGCATTAAACGTCAGATTGAAGAAAATGGTTTTAAGCGATATGTTCGAGAAAAGCTTGAGTCCAACTATCGTTCAGTCAATCCAGGTGCAGTTCCGCCAAAAGAGCTAATTGCCCAGACTGCTGCACTAAATGAACAAGAATTAGAAAGACAAAGTAATAGTGATGTTTATTTTGAAACTGGTTACTTTGAAGTTTTGCGCCTATTCAAAATCTTAGATCACTTTAATATTAACCCTAGAACTATTGGTTCAATTTATGAATTAGGCTGTGGTACAGCAAGACTGTTGAGACATTTTCGCTACATTGATGGTGTTAGATTGGTTGGATCAGACGTTAATCCCCAAATGATTGAATGGTGTCAAGCAAACTTACCTGAGATCGAGTTTTATCATAACGAACTTACACCTCCTCTGGCTTTTGCCGAAGATAATTCATTTGATTTGATGTTAGCCTCTTCAGTTTTCACTCATATTCCTCTCGAAACCCAGGAGTTATGGCTAGCTGAAATGCAAAGAGTTTTACGCCCTGGTGGTATATTTATTTGCTCAGTATTAGGTCAGTTTCACGCCAATGCGCTGTTAGATAGCGAAGAGATGCAGAAGCTACAAACTAAAGGTAACTTAACTCTTACTTCAGATGACTCCCAAGCGACATATTCAACTCGCGTTGGTGGTTCTGCTTGGGATGTTTTTCAAACTCGCTCTGAAGTGATCAAAGTCTTTGGTTCGTTTTTCCAGATAGTAGATTATATACCTGGGGTACAGGACTTTTTAGTCTTGTATAAGCCCGTTCCTGCGGTTTCTGTGGTGATGAATTCTGTTCCCTTTCCTGCTCAAAAGTATTAA
- a CDS encoding magnesium chelatase subunit H, with amino-acid sequence MFTQVKSTVRHVKPDAVNGRDLLRVVYVVLEPQYQSTLTEAARSINSNNPHLAIELSGYLIEELRDEENFSNFKKDVAQANIFIASLIFVEDLAQKVVEAVTPHRDNLDAAVVFPSMPEVMRLNKMGSFSMAQLGQSKSAIAQFMRKRKGKSGSSFQDAMLKLLRTLPKVLKYLPVEKAQDARNFMLSFQYWLGGNADNLENFLLMLSDKYVYPDRQGSNKQYAEPITYPDMGIWHPLAPKMFEDIQEYLTWFNNRTDIANDLKDPLAPCVGLVLQRTHLATQDHAHYVAMVQELECMGARVIPVFAGGLDFSKPVDAYFWQEGQQQSIVDVVVSLTGFALVGGPARQDHPKAIESLKRLNRPYMVALPLVFQTTEEWEESELGLHPIQVALQIAIPELDGAIEPIIASGRDGATGKSIALQDRVEAIARRAMKWGSLRKKPKLDKKVAITVFSFPPDKGNVGTAAYLNVFGSIYEAMKGLRDNGYDIQDLPDSPEELMQAVIHDAQAQYASPELNVAHRMSVEQYERLTPYSVKLEENWGSPPGHLNTDGKNLLIYGKEFGKVFIGVQPTFGYEGDPMRLLFSRSASPHHGFAAYYTYLEHIWKADAVLHFGTHGSLEFMPGKQMGMSGDCYPDSLIGSIPNIYYYAANNPSEATIAKRRSYASTISYLTPPAENAGLYKGLKELGDLIGSYQSLKDGGRGMQIVDTVMDQARICNLDKDIAFPDHSAKEMTQEERDTIIGLVYKQLMEIESRLLPCGLHIIGKPPTAEEAIATLVSISNLDREEEGIISFPRLIANSIGRNIDEIYTNNDRGILADVQLFQDITQATRAAVGALVQAQIDADGRVSMVSKLNFFNIGKKAPWLEALNKHGYNNVDTEALKPLVEYLEFCLEQICADNELGGLLQALEGEYVLPGPGGDPIRNPNVLPTGKNIHALDPQSIPTLAAVQSAKVVVDRLIERQRLDNGGNYPESIACVLWGTDNIKTYGESLAQIMWMVGVRPVPDALGRVNKLELISLEELGRPRIDVVVNCSGVFRDLFINQMNLLDRGVKMAAEADEPVAMNFVRKHALEQAEEMGINVRQAATRIFSNASGSYSSNINLAVENSSWEEEKELQDMYLNRKSFAFNSDNPGVMDESRGLFESSLKRADVTFQNLDSSEISLTDVSHYFDSDPTKIVSSLRDDGKKPTAYIADTTTANAQVRTLSETVRLDARTKMLNPKWYEGMLSNGYEGVRELSKRLVNTMGWSATADAVDNWVYEDVNTTFIDDPEMCKRLMDMNPNSFRKIVGTLLEVNGRGYWETNEENLDRLRELYQEVEDRIEGID; translated from the coding sequence ATGTTCACCCAGGTCAAGTCAACCGTTCGTCACGTTAAGCCAGATGCCGTTAACGGACGCGATCTGCTCAGGGTGGTCTATGTCGTGCTAGAGCCTCAGTATCAAAGCACCCTGACTGAAGCCGCGAGATCGATCAATAGCAATAATCCCCACCTAGCCATTGAACTTAGTGGCTATTTAATCGAAGAATTAAGAGACGAAGAAAACTTTAGCAACTTCAAAAAAGATGTTGCCCAAGCAAATATATTTATTGCCTCTTTGATATTTGTCGAAGATTTAGCACAAAAAGTAGTCGAAGCGGTAACTCCCCATCGCGATAACTTAGACGCTGCGGTAGTCTTTCCTTCCATGCCAGAAGTAATGCGCCTTAATAAAATGGGCAGCTTTTCAATGGCACAGTTGGGACAGTCTAAAAGTGCGATCGCTCAATTTATGCGTAAGCGCAAAGGAAAGTCTGGTAGTTCGTTCCAGGATGCAATGCTCAAGCTATTGCGGACTCTACCCAAAGTGCTGAAATACTTACCTGTGGAAAAGGCACAGGATGCGCGCAACTTTATGCTGAGTTTTCAGTATTGGTTGGGTGGTAATGCCGACAATTTAGAGAACTTCTTATTGATGCTGTCGGACAAATATGTTTATCCAGACAGACAAGGTAGCAATAAGCAATACGCTGAACCAATTACCTACCCTGATATGGGTATCTGGCATCCTCTCGCACCCAAGATGTTTGAGGATATTCAGGAGTATTTAACTTGGTTTAACAATCGTACAGATATTGCTAACGATCTCAAAGATCCTTTAGCACCCTGCGTCGGTTTGGTATTGCAACGCACCCACTTAGCAACACAAGACCATGCTCACTATGTGGCAATGGTACAGGAACTAGAGTGTATGGGAGCGCGAGTTATCCCCGTTTTTGCTGGGGGACTAGACTTTTCTAAACCTGTAGATGCTTACTTCTGGCAAGAAGGTCAACAGCAGTCAATAGTTGATGTGGTAGTCTCCTTGACAGGCTTTGCTTTAGTTGGTGGACCAGCCAGACAAGATCATCCCAAAGCGATCGAGTCACTAAAACGCCTTAACCGTCCCTACATGGTGGCGTTACCTCTGGTATTCCAAACTACAGAGGAATGGGAAGAGAGCGAATTAGGTTTACATCCTATCCAGGTAGCACTGCAAATTGCTATTCCAGAATTAGACGGAGCGATCGAGCCAATCATTGCCTCTGGTAGAGATGGGGCAACAGGCAAATCCATTGCTTTACAAGATCGGGTAGAGGCGATCGCTCGTCGGGCGATGAAATGGGGCAGCTTACGTAAGAAACCTAAGCTAGACAAGAAAGTAGCGATTACCGTTTTTAGTTTCCCTCCCGATAAAGGTAACGTGGGTACAGCAGCTTACCTAAACGTATTTGGCTCAATTTATGAGGCAATGAAGGGCTTAAGAGATAACGGCTATGACATTCAAGACTTGCCAGATTCTCCTGAAGAATTAATGCAGGCAGTAATTCATGATGCTCAAGCACAGTATGCTTCTCCTGAGTTGAACGTTGCTCATCGGATGTCAGTAGAACAGTATGAACGTCTTACTCCCTACTCCGTCAAGCTAGAAGAAAACTGGGGTTCACCTCCAGGACACCTCAACACTGACGGCAAAAACCTACTGATCTACGGGAAAGAATTTGGCAAGGTTTTTATCGGCGTACAGCCTACCTTTGGTTACGAAGGCGATCCCATGCGCCTGTTGTTTTCTCGCTCTGCTTCTCCTCATCATGGTTTTGCAGCTTACTATACATACCTAGAGCATATCTGGAAAGCCGATGCGGTGCTGCACTTTGGTACTCATGGCTCACTAGAATTTATGCCAGGGAAACAAATGGGTATGTCAGGCGACTGTTATCCTGATAGCTTAATTGGTAGTATTCCCAACATCTACTATTACGCAGCCAATAATCCTTCTGAGGCAACTATTGCCAAACGTCGTAGCTACGCTTCTACCATTTCTTACCTCACTCCTCCCGCCGAAAACGCTGGACTGTATAAAGGCTTGAAAGAACTGGGTGATTTAATTGGTTCGTATCAAAGCCTCAAAGATGGTGGTCGTGGTATGCAAATCGTTGATACGGTCATGGATCAGGCGCGGATTTGTAATCTAGACAAAGATATTGCTTTCCCTGACCACTCTGCCAAAGAGATGACTCAAGAGGAAAGAGATACGATAATTGGTTTGGTTTACAAACAGCTAATGGAAATCGAGTCTCGTTTACTTCCCTGTGGCTTACACATTATAGGTAAACCGCCGACTGCTGAAGAAGCGATCGCCACGTTAGTCAGTATCTCCAACTTAGACCGTGAAGAAGAAGGGATTATTTCTTTTCCTCGCCTTATTGCCAACAGCATCGGTAGAAACATTGATGAAATCTACACCAACAACGATCGCGGTATCTTAGCAGACGTGCAGCTATTCCAAGATATTACCCAGGCAACTCGTGCTGCGGTAGGTGCTTTGGTTCAGGCGCAAATCGATGCTGATGGCAGAGTATCAATGGTGTCTAAGCTCAACTTCTTTAACATTGGTAAGAAAGCACCTTGGTTAGAAGCGTTAAATAAACACGGCTACAACAACGTTGATACAGAAGCACTTAAACCTTTAGTTGAATATTTAGAATTCTGTCTAGAACAAATATGTGCCGATAACGAATTAGGTGGCTTACTTCAAGCTTTAGAAGGAGAATATGTACTACCTGGGCCGGGTGGCGATCCCATTCGTAACCCTAACGTTCTACCTACTGGAAAAAACATCCATGCCTTAGATCCTCAGTCTATTCCGACATTAGCAGCAGTTCAATCAGCCAAGGTTGTTGTAGACCGATTGATTGAGCGTCAAAGACTTGATAACGGTGGTAACTACCCCGAAAGCATTGCCTGTGTCCTCTGGGGAACAGACAACATCAAAACCTATGGTGAATCTTTGGCACAAATCATGTGGATGGTGGGTGTACGTCCTGTACCTGATGCACTCGGTCGAGTTAACAAGCTAGAGTTAATTTCTTTAGAAGAACTAGGTCGTCCCCGTATTGATGTGGTAGTTAACTGTTCTGGTGTGTTTCGTGACTTGTTTATCAACCAAATGAATTTACTCGATCGCGGTGTCAAGATGGCAGCCGAAGCCGACGAACCTGTTGCTATGAACTTTGTGCGTAAACACGCCTTAGAACAAGCCGAGGAAATGGGAATCAACGTGCGCCAAGCAGCAACCCGTATATTTTCTAATGCTTCTGGTTCATACTCTTCCAACATCAACTTGGCAGTCGAAAACAGCAGTTGGGAAGAAGAAAAAGAATTACAGGATATGTATCTAAACCGTAAATCCTTTGCCTTTAATTCTGATAACCCAGGGGTAATGGATGAAAGTCGTGGTTTGTTTGAATCTTCCCTAAAAAGAGCAGATGTAACTTTCCAAAATTTAGACTCATCAGAGATTAGCTTAACTGACGTATCTCATTACTTCGATTCCGATCCGACTAAGATCGTTTCTAGTCTACGAGATGATGGCAAAAAACCCACTGCCTATATTGCAGATACTACTACTGCCAATGCTCAAGTTCGTACCTTATCAGAGACTGTGCGTTTGGATGCTCGTACCAAAATGCTTAACCCCAAATGGTACGAAGGAATGCTTAGTAACGGTTACGAAGGTGTGCGGGAACTATCTAAGCGTTTAGTTAACACAATGGGTTGGTCTGCTACAGCCGATGCGGTCGATAATTGGGTATATGAAGATGTTAATACTACTTTTATTGACGACCCTGAGATGTGCAAACGTCTAATGGATATGAACCCCAATTCCTTCCGTAAGATTGTGGGTACTTTGTTAGAGGTAAATGGTCGTGGTTACTGGGAAACCAATGAAGAAAACCTCGATCGCTTACGTGAACTGTATCAAGAAGTGGAAGACAGAATTGAAGGCATTGATTAA
- a CDS encoding glycoside hydrolase family 57 protein yields MALGYLALVLHAHLPFVRHPESDFVLEEEWLFEAITETYVPLLQVFENLKRDGVDFKMTMSMTPPLVSMLRDELLQDRYDAHLAQLQELIDKEIERHQHNGHMLYLAEYYANSFNQIRKTWLSYDRNLVGAFKQFLDSGNLDIITCGATHGYLPLMKMYPQAVWSQIKVACEHYEDNFGRPPKGIWLPECAYYEGLERMLADAGLRYFLTDGHGILYARPRPRNGSYAPIYTETGVAAFGRDHESSQQVWSSKVGYPGAVEYREFYKDLGWEAEYEYIKPYIMPNGQRKNTGIKYHKITSRDGGLSEKGLYDPYWAREKAAEHASNFMYNRERQIGNLHSMLQQPPIVVSPYDAELFGHWWYEGPQFIDFLFRKSWYDQNTYEMTHLSDYLQQQPTQQVCRPSQSSWGYKGFHEYWLNETNAWVYPHLHKAAERMIQLANREPADELEWRALNQAAREVLLAQSSDWAFIMRTGTMVPYAIRRTRSHLLRFNKIYDDILIGKVDSGWLEKVEKIDNIFPNINYRTYRTR; encoded by the coding sequence ATGGCTCTTGGTTACCTTGCTCTTGTCTTACACGCTCACTTACCTTTCGTCCGACATCCAGAAAGCGATTTTGTCTTGGAAGAAGAATGGTTGTTTGAAGCCATAACCGAAACCTATGTTCCCTTGCTTCAGGTATTTGAAAATTTGAAGCGAGATGGGGTCGATTTTAAAATGACTATGAGTATGACACCTCCTCTGGTGTCGATGTTACGGGACGAATTATTGCAAGACCGTTATGACGCTCATCTCGCTCAACTCCAAGAATTAATTGACAAAGAAATTGAGCGTCATCAGCATAATGGTCATATGCTCTATTTGGCTGAATATTATGCTAATTCTTTTAACCAAATACGCAAAACCTGGTTAAGTTACGATCGCAATTTAGTAGGAGCATTTAAACAGTTTCTAGATAGTGGCAACCTTGATATTATTACCTGTGGTGCTACTCACGGTTATCTTCCTTTGATGAAGATGTATCCTCAAGCCGTCTGGTCGCAAATCAAAGTGGCTTGCGAACATTATGAGGATAATTTTGGTCGTCCCCCAAAAGGAATTTGGCTACCAGAATGTGCTTATTATGAAGGTCTCGAAAGAATGCTTGCCGATGCTGGCTTGCGCTATTTTTTAACTGATGGACATGGTATTCTCTATGCTCGTCCTCGTCCTCGTAATGGCTCTTACGCCCCCATTTATACGGAAACGGGAGTAGCTGCCTTTGGTCGCGATCATGAATCCTCTCAACAGGTGTGGTCTTCTAAAGTAGGTTATCCAGGTGCAGTAGAATATCGCGAATTTTATAAAGATTTGGGCTGGGAGGCTGAATATGAATATATTAAGCCTTATATTATGCCTAACGGTCAAAGGAAGAATACAGGTATCAAATATCATAAAATTACCAGTCGCGATGGAGGCTTATCCGAGAAAGGTCTTTACGATCCTTATTGGGCAAGGGAAAAGGCGGCCGAACACGCAAGCAATTTTATGTACAATCGAGAGCGGCAAATTGGCAACCTGCACTCAATGCTGCAACAACCACCAATTGTAGTTTCTCCTTATGATGCTGAGTTATTTGGTCACTGGTGGTATGAAGGACCTCAGTTTATTGATTTTCTGTTTCGTAAGAGTTGGTACGATCAAAATACCTACGAAATGACTCATCTGTCGGATTATCTTCAGCAACAGCCGACGCAACAGGTTTGTCGCCCTTCTCAGTCTAGCTGGGGCTATAAAGGATTCCATGAGTATTGGTTAAATGAGACGAACGCCTGGGTTTATCCCCATCTTCACAAAGCAGCGGAAAGAATGATTCAACTAGCCAATCGCGAACCTGCTGATGAATTGGAATGGCGAGCCTTAAACCAAGCTGCTAGAGAAGTGCTGTTGGCACAATCTTCTGATTGGGCATTTATTATGCGTACAGGGACAATGGTACCTTATGCTATCCGTAGAACGCGATCGCATTTACTTCGCTTTAATAAAATTTACGATGATATTTTGATTGGCAAAGTTGATTCTGGTTGGTTAGAAAAAGTCGAGAAAATTGATAATATTTTCCCCAATATAAATTATCGAACCTACAGAACAAGGTAA
- a CDS encoding histidine kinase, with the protein MLQSNQQYFDHQENSVEELSLQLLLFVDKRSSSQKQVRKIRTYLEKLSSEYFFKLDVIEIEKQPHLVEYLKLVATPALVKISPTPRQTLAGGNLIEQLEKWWPKWQATQEELKVKSSHNLLESTSTHGINQEVNYAEKIQLKDEIFALKQEREGLVAQLRFKDQILAILAHDLRTPLTAASMAVETLELSEQNEQLEAEKRKYLKQRLFKHAKNQFGIMDSMISELLQSSQNVNAKLQINPSSLDLKRLCQEVVAQFDSRLLEKSMIFKKDIPQDIPCVYADEELIRQLISNLLDNAIKYTPERGQISLSVLHRTNQKVHVSISDTGPGIPPETREQIFEDNFRLQRDRDREGYGIGLAMCQQIVCVHHGQIWVESSPENGSCFQFTLLVYK; encoded by the coding sequence GTGTTGCAATCTAATCAGCAATATTTTGACCATCAGGAGAATAGCGTTGAGGAACTATCCCTTCAACTATTATTGTTCGTAGACAAACGCTCATCTTCACAAAAGCAGGTGCGGAAAATTAGAACCTACTTAGAAAAATTAAGCTCTGAGTACTTTTTTAAGCTAGATGTAATTGAAATTGAAAAACAGCCACATCTAGTCGAATATTTAAAGCTAGTTGCTACTCCTGCTCTAGTAAAAATATCTCCTACACCAAGGCAAACCTTAGCTGGTGGTAATTTAATCGAGCAATTAGAGAAATGGTGGCCAAAATGGCAAGCTACTCAAGAAGAATTGAAAGTTAAAAGTAGTCATAACTTGCTAGAAAGTACCTCTACTCATGGCATAAACCAAGAAGTCAACTATGCAGAAAAAATTCAGCTAAAGGATGAAATTTTTGCTTTAAAGCAGGAAAGGGAAGGATTGGTGGCTCAACTACGATTTAAAGACCAAATTTTAGCTATATTAGCTCATGATCTGCGTACACCACTAACAGCAGCATCAATGGCAGTAGAAACCTTGGAATTATCTGAGCAGAATGAACAGCTAGAAGCAGAAAAGCGCAAATATCTAAAGCAAAGGCTGTTTAAACACGCTAAAAATCAGTTTGGCATTATGGATAGTATGATTAGCGAATTACTACAAAGTTCGCAAAATGTAAATGCCAAGCTACAGATAAATCCTAGCTCTTTAGATCTTAAGCGACTGTGCCAGGAAGTCGTTGCCCAGTTCGATTCTAGACTTTTAGAAAAGTCAATGATTTTTAAAAAAGATATTCCTCAAGATATTCCTTGCGTCTATGCTGATGAAGAATTAATTAGACAGCTAATTAGTAATCTGTTAGACAACGCTATTAAATACACTCCAGAAAGAGGTCAAATATCTTTATCTGTTTTGCATCGCACGAATCAAAAAGTTCATGTGAGTATAAGCGATACTGGACCAGGTATTCCTCCAGAAACAAGGGAGCAAATATTTGAAGATAATTTTCGCTTGCAGCGCGATCGCGATCGAGAAGGCTACGGCATTGGTTTGGCAATGTGTCAGCAAATTGTCTGTGTTCACCACGGTCAAATTTGGGTCGAAAGTTCCCCCGAAAATGGTAGCTGTTTTCAATTTACATTACTAGTGTATAAGTAG
- a CDS encoding glycosyltransferase family 2 protein — MSSATFQNRQVKYSIVIPIFNEEAILPELWRQLSIVIDQLDGLCDVVFVDDGSSDNSYQILSELHRKHSEIKILRLSRNFGHQPALTAGIKNASGNAVILMDGDLQDSPQTILRFIDKWHEGYDVIYAVREKRKESWLKRLAFVSFYRLLNFFSGQKLPLDAGIFSLMDRQVVEALCQMPERNRYLSGLRAYTGFKQTGIMVERGSRYKGEPKVTVTKLFKLAFDGIFSFSIIPLRIATIFGFVCAIVAFVLGLTGLYFKLILGKTFLSWTYGLTTTFFMGGIQLIFLGIIGEYIGRIYDEVKQRPYYLIKETQGFSKSEQRIHEELSL; from the coding sequence ATGTCTTCAGCAACTTTTCAAAATAGACAAGTTAAATACTCCATCGTCATTCCCATTTTCAACGAAGAAGCAATCTTACCTGAATTATGGCGACAGTTAAGCATAGTCATCGATCAGCTTGATGGTCTATGCGATGTCGTTTTTGTAGATGATGGTAGTAGCGATAATTCCTATCAGATACTATCAGAATTACACCGTAAACATAGCGAAATTAAAATTCTTCGCCTCTCTAGGAATTTTGGGCATCAACCTGCTTTAACTGCGGGAATTAAAAACGCATCAGGTAATGCTGTGATTTTGATGGATGGAGATCTTCAAGATTCACCTCAGACAATTTTGAGATTTATCGATAAGTGGCATGAAGGTTACGATGTTATTTATGCTGTACGGGAAAAACGCAAAGAATCTTGGCTAAAAAGATTAGCTTTTGTATCTTTTTATCGTCTGTTAAACTTCTTCTCAGGACAAAAACTGCCTCTAGACGCAGGTATTTTTTCCTTGATGGATCGTCAGGTAGTAGAAGCTTTATGTCAAATGCCTGAACGCAATCGCTATCTTAGTGGCTTAAGAGCTTATACAGGTTTCAAACAAACAGGAATCATGGTAGAAAGAGGATCTCGGTATAAAGGTGAACCTAAAGTCACTGTCACTAAGCTATTTAAATTAGCATTTGACGGTATCTTTTCTTTTTCAATTATTCCTCTAAGAATCGCCACTATATTTGGTTTTGTCTGCGCCATTGTGGCTTTTGTACTGGGGCTAACAGGCTTATATTTTAAACTTATTTTGGGTAAGACCTTTTTGTCCTGGACTTATGGATTGACTACCACTTTTTTTATGGGTGGAATCCAGCTAATCTTTCTAGGAATTATCGGCGAATATATTGGTCGTATTTATGACGAGGTAAAGCAAAGACCTTATTACTTAATCAAAGAGACTCAGGGTTTTAGTAAATCGGAGCAAAGAATACATGAAGAACTTTCCCTTTAA